A DNA window from Purpureocillium takamizusanense chromosome 9, complete sequence contains the following coding sequences:
- the GT2 gene encoding Type 2 glycosyltransferase (TransMembrane:4 (o29-49i333-362o374-395i402-423o)~COG:M~EggNog:ENOG503Q4IM~CAZy:GT2_Glyco_tranf_2), with product MGSEIEEVVEQALATAGGALLRLVPSPDFWYSTTFWACVFWVLWVHRYLRLLVHCVSHWTYKSKPIPAKPTFTHEDVTVVIPTIHHAFEELRPALQSILVCKPAELILVTTYDKRKALARLADSLAYPNIRVMDTPIANKRLQVCEALPTVKTPITVMADDDVTWPSTMLPWILAPFEDPRVGGVGTCQRVRREWTADWVTRAWNWLGAAYIERRNFEISATHNIDGGTSCMSGRTGAYRSEILSSHDFLQGFKNEKWRRWILNADDDNFVTRWLVSHQWKTWIQYSRECELETTLENGHKFLYQCSRWARSNWRSNWTSLVREKHVWSQQPWCTYALHIATFTSLAFAIDPLLLASCWWATGDWSPEHRRYAFWAQFAFMFGFTKVVKLMGLFLRNPGDIVFLPVSIIFGYFHGLIKIYALITLNMTSWGSRADGDTNDEQRLAPAPEPSVVLKTPPGKASLIRYNNVRQKGRLVYTQMNGAAWEKSDYAAYDSSTSYVPAQHSLAMLVDASHKIEVR from the exons ATGGGGTCGGAAATAGAggaggtcgtcgagcaggcgtTGGCcacggctggcggcgcgcttcttcgaCTCGTGCCGTCACCCGACTTTTGGTACTCGACCACATTTTGGGCCTGTGTCTTCTGGGTCCTTTG GGTTCACCGCTATTTGAGGCTTCTCGTCCACTGCGTGAGCCATTGGACTTATAAGTCCAAGCCTATTCCAGCGAAACCAACATTCACGCATGAAGATGTTACCGTGGTCATACCTACAATCCATCACGCATTCGAGGAGCTCAGGCCTGCGCTCCAGAGCATCCTTGTCTGCAAACCGGCCGAATTGATTCTCGTCACAACGTACGATAAGCGCAAGGCATTGGCCCGTCTGGCTGATTCGCTTGCGTACCCGAACATACGCGTCATGGACACACCCATTGCCAACAAGAGGCTTCAGGTGTGCGAGGCGCTCCCGACGGTCAAGACGCCCATCACCGTCAtggccgatgacgacgtcaCCTGGCCCTCGACCATGCTGCCATGGATCCTGGCCCCGTTCGAGGACCCTAGGGTTGGGGGCGTGGGGACGTGCCAGCGTGTCAGGCGTGAGTGGACGGCGGACTGGGTCACGCGGGCCTGGAATTGGCTCGGCGCAGCGTACATTGAGCGTCGCAACTTTGAGATCTCGGCCACGCACAACATAGACGGGGGTACGTCATGCATGTCTGGACGCACCGGGGCGTATCGGTCCGAGATCCTATCGAGCCACGACTTTCTGCAAGGGTTTAAGAACGAGAAGTGGCGTAGGTGGATTctcaacgccgacgacgacaattTTGTCACCCGATGGCTCGTCAGCCACCAGTGGAAGACTTGGATTCAGTACAGCCGAGAGTGCGAGCTGGAGACGACGCTCGAGAACGGTCATAAGTTCTTGTACCAGTGCTCGCGCTGGGCGCGCAGCAATTGGCGGAGCAACTGGACAAGCCTCGTCCGCGAGAAACACGTTTGGAG TCAGCAACCGTGGTGCACCTACGCTCTGCATATTGCCACCTTTACGTCTCTGGCGTTTGCCATCGACCCTCTCCTTCTCGCGTCGTGCTGGTGGGCCACTGGCGATTGGAGCCCGGAGCATCGCCGATACGCCTTCTGGGCGCAGTTCGCCTTTATGTTCGGGTTCACCAAGGTGGTGAAGCTGATGGGACTGTTCCTGCGCAACCCGGGCGACATCGTGTTCCTGCCCGTCTCCATCATTTTCGGGTACTTCCATGGCCTCATCAAAATATACGCCCTCATCACTCTTAACATG ACATCGTGGGgcagccgcgccgacggcgataccaacgacgagcagcgactcgcgccggcgccggagccgtcCGTGGTGCTCAAGACCCCGCCGGGCAAGGCCTCGCTTATTCGGTACAACAATGTCCGCCAGAAGGGACGGCTGGTGTATACCCAGATGAACGGGGCCGCGTGGGAGAAGTCGGACTACGCCGCCTATGACTCGAGCACGTCGTACGTGCCGGCGCAACATTCCCTGGCCATGCTCGTGGACGCGTCACACAAGATTGAGGTTCGATGA